The Drosophila sulfurigaster albostrigata strain 15112-1811.04 chromosome 3, ASM2355843v2, whole genome shotgun sequence genomic sequence GGAGGTTGTCTCCACCGACTTCCTCAGCGACACTCACTCCTCGGTGTTCGACGCCAAGGCTGGCATCTCTCTGAACGACAAGTTCGTGAAGTTGATTTCGTGGTACGACAACGAGTTCGGTTACTCCAACCGTGTCATTGACTTGATCAAGTACATGCAGAGCAAGGATTAAATACACAggctaaataaaaaagaacaacaatgtTAACTCTTCTCAATACGCACAAACAGGAGGTGTAGCATTTAATTCTATAGATGAGAAGCATCCGATTTACgcatacaaacacacgcattATCAGTTTacccaataaaaaaaaactacaattaCACCAATACATACACCAAACTTCGTATATTAATGTCACATACATGCCTGCATGTGTGCATATAgctgtaattgtaattgtattattgttaCCAACAGATCTTCTCTCTCCTGTTTGATGAGCCGCGCAAACAACagttacataaattatataaccTAATCTcgttacaaataaaaacaaataaaaaaacacaaattacgGCATTTTCAATGTGACTTATGAAATTGACAGTGTGAATAATACACAATCATAGCTAatagattaatttaatttgtttttctcagaacatgcatatgtatatgcgtaatatatacacgcatacatacacaagtctgtatgtgtgtgtatacacgTTTTTacacttgtgtgtgtatacttCTGattagtatagtatattatatatatacatacacatagatTCTTATGTACTGTATttactgtgtgtgtattgcttGGGAGTActgaaaaatcaattattgtGGGTGGTACGGCAAAAAACAGCCGTATTTACAGCCTATTCgacaattgaaaaatatggAAGTTATAATTAATGTATTGGCTATTCATTTGCTGCCTTATATGTAAGCAATGAGCGGCACAAATACCGCTATTTATACTTTTACAtgcaaacatatgtatatactatatgtaattatgaaaatacatatgttCACCAGCATATATAATATCTACATCCATACAAAAGCTGAATGCTTTGCAACTGCTAAGCAATACCCTTGACATTGAGTTCAATTAATTAAGACATTTCTTATCTTGAGAAGATAAGACTGGGAGACTGTCTGAAGTAGAGCTGCAAAGAAAAAGCATTTCTAGATAAGTTTAAATCTACAAATGTACTACATTTATGCTTGTATCAGCTGAACTAACATTTTCTCTTATTGCGCGTAGTTAACAGTGCCATTTTGAGTTAACATTGCTTGGAGTTCACATTGCTATTTTGCGGTTATTTGAATAGTGATTATAACAAACTAGATTATAAAtagagaaaataaatgaatgattcacatgttgaatttattatgaattaattgagaatatttttgaattattaatatatttatttttaaaacaaaactattaGTAAGTcagtttaattataaattattctgttaatgtattatgtattaatgactgtatgttatatatgtatttaagaaatctgacagttaaatttatttctaatataaatatgtatatcaatatattctacatataatttaaaaaatactgtgatctgtatatttttaattattttaagaatacattattttctgtttatttatttatttaaagccaTATAAATTGGTTGCACTAATCCAAAATAGCTAacctaataaataatatattttttttatattagttCGTTCTGTAgtaaaacattattattataaataataaatgaaattaattaaaattaaaaataataaaatattcaatttattattgttattatatgcTATCGCTTAAATTTcagttataaatatatctgGCTTACTCCAAACACTTCATGAAGTACACGTACGTGATTTAAAATGTGTCAGATGATTGACAACTTTTCGAGATGAGAGAGACAGTTACTTAAAAGTTATGCAACTCGTGCATACAAGTCTCGTATGTGGAAGCACAATAAGTTCATTCAGTGGCAACAGGTCTGCAACGTTTGTGGCAATCTTCGGTTGCATGCCAGCGAGTTGCCACCCAAAACAATCAAGCAATTGAAGCGATTAGAATCGAGCCGAGCGAGTCGGCTGTATTTGTCAACAGAATTGGAAATGTCgtaaatacaaataagtaTTAAAGTCTAACCCACATAGCGGAGGAGCTCGTGTTCAATCTACAACTACCGCTGTGCGGGGAAGTGAATCAAAGAAGTTTACAGAGTTCTCAACTTGAACGTATGCAAATATCATAATTTTTCCATCATGTCTGCAACGTCGTAAAGGGAACAAGAAGCAGCTGTCAGGTCAAAGTTGGGACGATGGTAAAAGACAAGCTTCAATAGGCCACAAAATgtcttcagcttcagcctgGGAAATGTGGTGGGGTATACGAGAATGAGGGGACTGTAGGGGGCATGTATGGCAACACTGAAGCCGATTGCTTATGAGGGCAgggcaaacaaaaattgtttcgCCACGCCGCGAAGGTTGCTGCCATGAGCAAATGAGCGGGGAACACGCAAGGCCTGGCCTGGTcgggtctggtctggtctaTGTCTCAGCCTGGGGCCACAGACAtcaaacttatttatttactctaAAAACAATACAAGAAAATTAATAGCAATTTGCATAGTTTCATAAATATGTTACAGTAAATGTTCTTAACAAGCGAATGCCATTTACACAGACAATAAATGAGGTTTGCTCCTAATGAAGAAAGGCCTTCAATATCAACTCCCAGTTGTGTTACCCTTTTTATTGATTGCCATTGAATGAATTGGCTAAACAGCTCTTATCAGCTGGGTGTTTAATTGGCTTTTACAAAAccattaaacaattttgcgTACCGAAAAAGAAGCCCAGAAAACGCCCCGACaatcaaaaacaaactgtGCGTGACTTTTGGCTTCGTTAATGAAACATTGATTTTGAGTGATTGGATTAGATTTAATGAGCTTTAATTAAGGTATTTACAGATTTTCCAATGTAGTGGAAAGATGTCAAGCCAGACATCTTCACTGGCCACGTAAAGGAAGTTTTCTATTGTTACACGGTCTCTTTCAAGTTTCAGGAGTAAATTGTTGAGATATTAAAACAAGTTTATTGAAGTTTATTGAGGCTTGTCAGCACATGCAAACTAACTTACAAAAGCCAcaacacaaccacaacaaccgatagaaacaaccaaaaacttttgccacaaAGCAAGTTCTtcttctcattctcattctcatacCTCTTCCCCTTTGGCTTGGCCAACAGCGCAGAGCCAACAGAAATATGAAAGAAGAGCAAACCTTTGAGTTTTGATTCAGTTACCAATTGACGAGCGAACTGAGCACACGGCGAAAGAAAAATGTTTCGGCTATAAATATGTTCAAAAGAACACATAACAAATGTGTCATATAAAACACATAGCAATTAGTGCAGtgaagtaataaaaaaaactataaagaaCTCTAATTAGttataaaacataataaatattaatagttGCAATGCCtcgaaaaaagcaaaaagttgaCACGCTCGAGGAAATCGAAACGAATATTAAGCTGCTATGTGATCAAAGCAATAATCACATGAAAGTGCGAGAGTATTACAAGGCTTTAACTGGCTACAATCAGGTAAATAATGCAACTTCAATTAGCATTCACACACGATGTTGAAAATTAACGTGAAACAATTCAGAACTGAtgagcaatggcaacaatgttattcaaaatgcaaCGGTCTCTGCTCGGAAATGAACACTAGATGGCGCTAATTGTTGGAGCTTTGCAAAAGCTTCTGGCTGCGTACAGTTTGAGGGTGACTATGAATTGTTAAGGACGGAAGGTTTTAAATGTAGCGGGAATGAGTGATATTGAATACCTTAAATGCATTTGACTGGATGggatttaaattatatttcttacatttattatttatttattttattactgtTACCTTATCTTTCAAGGTTAGCTCTTTAAGTTAAATTTCTAAAGGAACCAATGATTAAAAAGACCTTAATGCTGTAAGTTTAACTACATTACTTTATCAGTATTTCTTacattaaacattattattattattttttatactttaaagagtgaaaaaaacttaaattatatttcttacttttataatttgactatttttattattactattattctAAGGTTTAGGAAAGCAACTAACGTAACATTGACTTTAGGTTGCAGTTGTGGAATACCAACTGAGGTTGGGATCCTCATCCCTAAACTTAACTTTTGATGCAATCCAAGTGTCAGTTGAGCAACTATTTCAATGTCAGCACCTTGTTGTCTCCCTTCCTCGACCAAGTCGTGCCACCTGCCACGtgctattgttatttgttatttgttatcgATTGTTAACCCATTTCGAGGTCCTCACAGTTTCCaagcaacagcgacaaatGGCAAATCAATTACCGTTTGTTTGCAACTGTCAGCGAAGGTGTGAATTTTTCACACTCGCTTCGATTGACGAAAATTCGCAGCACAACTTGAGTCGCAATGTCCACCAGCGTGTTGAACAATATTCTAGCTGTCGATAAGGAGCAGGAGCTCCTGCAGAGCTTTATACGCACTGGTAACAATGCCGACGAAGAGGATTTGGACGAGTCAAACAAGAGGTCAAAGGGCCGTGGCCGGGTGTCACATAAGCCACCGATTTGGGAGCGTCGCGACTCCTATGGCGCGGGTGGCAAATCCTCCACAGAGCGAGGCGCACGCCGCTCCAGCAAGCACCCGGATGATATGGACGCCGGTGGCTCGAAGCGTGGCAATCGCATCGAGGCAGAGCTGCGAGCTGCTCGCAAACGCATCGAGGAGCAGAtgttgaagaagaagaagccgAAGGAGAACTTTGTTGATTTCTACACGGACAAGGATCGGGCAGCGGCTGTCAGTGCCGGCACCTTTGACATCAAGCAGAGTCTGCAGATCAAGCAGAAACAGGATCGCAACGAGGCGTTGCTCATTCCCGACGAGGCGGACATAAGTTCGATCATAGCGCTGGGATTGAAGGAGATCAAGAATGCAAATCCCGAGAATGCGATACAGTTCTTCTGCAAGGTTCCATTGCTCCTTCTCTCCACCCAACTAAACATTCTCTGTATTCCTTCTCTAATacatgatttatttatttgatatctTGCAGGCCCTGGAACTGAACAACACGGACATCAATGCGCTAATCTCGCGCAGCAAGTGCTATCTTCTCTTGGGTGAGGCATCGAAAGCTTTGCAGGATGCCGAAACCGCTTTGGCCGAGGATAAGAATAACATTCGGGCCATCTACCAGAAGGCGGAGTCCCTCTACTATCTCGGTCAGTTCGAGCAGAGTCTGATGTTCTTCCATCGCGGACTGCGTGCTCGTCCGGAGCTCGCCTCCTTTCGCCTGGGCGTGCAGAAGACACAGGAAGCCATCGAGAATACGATTGGCACCAAGGCACGATCAACTGTGCCGCCTCCCAAGAGCAGCAAGTCGCGCAAGTCTGGTGACAACACGCCCAAGTCACAGGGACCGAACAGCGCCCGGCCACAAATGGTGCGCCAGAAGCCCACGAAAGCGGATCTGGAGCGACGCAATGCACGCAAGCTGCTCGGGGAGCTCTGCGTCGATAAGGAGTACCTCGAGAAGCTGCTACTTCATCCGGATCTGGTGCGTGCGGACACCAACACCGAGAACATCTCTGCCTTGGCCAAGGAAGCTGTTTGCTTCCTCAACAAGCGTCAAGAGTTCTGGCGTCAGCAGCGTCCATGCACCGCTTTGCCCAATCACAAGAATCTGCCCAATGATGCGCTGCCCAAGTGGTTCTAAGGTGCATCTTTCCAAACAGGATTAAGTGTTAAGTTTATGTTTtgattatacatatacatatgcatatacatatgcatttgCTTGGCTTCAATAAACTacacaattatttaaacagCAATTTGTATTTCGCTTAAAATcgacatattttatattaaatttataatcgATATAAAGAGttccaatttcattttttaaattctattcaattttcatttcgaattCTGACTAAAATAATCATATCCAAAATCATTAATCATTTAAAGTTATCGAACAGTTCAGTGATTAACTAATccataattcaaaataaaccactCCATTTAcattatcatttaattaatagtCTCATAATAACTTTAAAGataagatttaatttaattatcgaTTTCCCAAttgtcattaaattattattacattattcgaaaaactaataatttataaatttctgcTTGTATGTAACATGCAGCAGGAGGAATCTCTCTTTTGATTAGCGTCAACAGTCGAAACAATATACCCGTGTCCTCCTATATGTCCTTCCGCccgtctgtatgaacatctatttattatttgttacgatcagataaaaataatgatggttattatttcaatatttttgtcaaatacagtctttggtatattttagataacatggttttattaaaaataaatagctagtatctcacagtcaagcacattCCTATTTGTTTTATAGGAACTTTAAAGATAATATAATccttcatatttttattattagactattaatatattttttggccGATTGTTTGCATGTTTATtccaatttttcattttattttaaatgtgtattttcGTTGATGTTGATTACTTATTTTAACAATGAatccaactacaacaacacagcaataGTTGTTGTCAACAGCTGGTTGTTATCGACTTGAGCGAAACCAAGGAAACAAATTGCGCGGAATTCAaaatttgccttttgttgAAACCCAAGGCCAACACCggtgtaaaaataataatattttcctAGCCAACTGACCAGAATTCAGAAATGTTGtaagcttttattttgttctttttttaaatactttttattaaatgtaagttaaaaaattaaaatgacaaataattatttattgaaataattaatataatacaattaagtattattatcCAGtccaacaattaaataaatgaacacGCATTCGATTAATGTTTCACTTGAAACGATCTGGATGTGCAAACCCTTCTATTTATTCTCTTCACTTTATATCTGGGGAATAACAATTGGATACAACAATGACAGAGTAAATCCAGTAaaacctatatatatatatatgtgtatgaataaatcaaatttaaattgatattcaaGTCAGTTTCGTCatatagatttttatataatggataataattaaaataatttaaaattcatatttaattttaaattcacatttttttctttcaattaaGATTTAACTTagatatattcattttaaattaattttgtttg encodes the following:
- the LOC133845317 gene encoding outer dynein arm-docking complex subunit 4 isoform X2; its protein translation is MPRKKQKVDTLEEIETNIKLLCDQSNNHMKVREYYKALTGYNQALELNNTDINALISRSKCYLLLGEASKALQDAETALAEDKNNIRAIYQKAESLYYLGQFEQSLMFFHRGLRARPELASFRLGVQKTQEAIENTIGTKARSTVPPPKSSKSRKSGDNTPKSQGPNSARPQMVRQKPTKADLERRNARKLLGELCVDKEYLEKLLLHPDLVRADTNTENISALAKEAVCFLNKRQEFWRQQRPCTALPNHKNLPNDALPKWF
- the LOC133845317 gene encoding outer dynein arm-docking complex subunit 4 isoform X1, which gives rise to MSTSVLNNILAVDKEQELLQSFIRTGNNADEEDLDESNKRSKGRGRVSHKPPIWERRDSYGAGGKSSTERGARRSSKHPDDMDAGGSKRGNRIEAELRAARKRIEEQMLKKKKPKENFVDFYTDKDRAAAVSAGTFDIKQSLQIKQKQDRNEALLIPDEADISSIIALGLKEIKNANPENAIQFFCKALELNNTDINALISRSKCYLLLGEASKALQDAETALAEDKNNIRAIYQKAESLYYLGQFEQSLMFFHRGLRARPELASFRLGVQKTQEAIENTIGTKARSTVPPPKSSKSRKSGDNTPKSQGPNSARPQMVRQKPTKADLERRNARKLLGELCVDKEYLEKLLLHPDLVRADTNTENISALAKEAVCFLNKRQEFWRQQRPCTALPNHKNLPNDALPKWF